The stretch of DNA CCCGATGTCGGTCCTAACGTTGAGTCTGACGCCGGAGAACCGGCATCGCCTAACGCTGCTGACGCGCCAACCAATGCAGCCGTTGCTAACGGTGAGAAACCAAATGACAAAGCAAGCGGCACATATATCGATGCGATAATTGGAATCGTCGAAAACGATGAACCAATACCCATGGTAATTAATAAGCCGGTAACGAGCATTAAAGTCGCAGCTAACAACTTACTATCCCCTACCATACTGACTGTTGCGGATACCAACGAATCAATTGCTTGGGTGGCTTTTAATACTTCAGCAAAACCTGCCGCTGAAATCATAATAAACCCAAATACGCCCATAATCATAACGCCTTTAGAAAACACGTCTTGTGTTTCATCTACTTTTAAAACGCCACCAGCGATAAAAACAACGAGTCCAACTAATGAGCCAATAATGACTGAGTCCGTATACAATTGAGATGCTAACGCCCCGACAATTGCGACAAAGGCGGTTATCAAATGGGAAGCTTTAACTGACACCTTTTCAGGCTCTGCGGCTAATATTTTTTCAATTGAGTATTGTCGTTTTCCTCGATAGCTTATCAACAAAGCGATACAAAGGCCTAAAAACATGCCAAATACAGGAATGGCCATAACTTGAGGTAATTGCTCTACATTTATCGTTACGCCATTATCAACTAGGTTTTGAAATAAGATGGTGTTTAAGAATATTTTACCAAACCCAACTGGTAGCAACATATATGTAGCAGTAAGACCAAAAGTTAATAAACATGCTACTGCCCTTCTGTCTAACTTAAGTTGCGCCATTACATGTAATAAGGGAGGAATTAAAATAGGAATAAATGCGATATGAACGGGTACGGCATTTTGAGAGGCAATGGCGGCCAACAATATACTACTTAGCAGCCCAGCTTTAACCCAAACAGTGCTAACCGCTTTATCAGTCTGCGCATTTATTTTCCCAATAATTTTTGTCGCTAATACATCAGTAATACCTGACTTTGAAATAGTGACAGCAAAAGCACCTAACATGGCGTAGTTTAAAGCAATAGCGGCGCCACCACCTAATCCGCCAGTAAAAACGTTAACCGTTTCTAAAAGACCTAAACCTCCAACTAATCCGCCAACTAAAGCGCTTACTATCAATGCCAAAACGATGTTGACCCTAACTAAGCTTAATCCAACCATTAATAAAACGGCGACAACAACAGCATTCATTTGAGATTCTCTAGTTTGAAAATAAAGATGAGATTATTACTGAAATAGATAGTCACTGGCTAGTAAAAACTAAATTTACCATGAGATATAAGGCGTTTAGTAAATAAAGGATGCTTTTGAATAAAGGAGGTATTTTATAATCTAAGTTCGATGCGGTGTCGGGTGCAATGGAGTGTCGGGTGCAATTGAGTGTAGCGAAATAGTGCCTCGACCCGGACAAAATTGACAGGATCAATTTTGAACAGCTTTAGCTGGCCCGAAGGGTAAAATACAAGGAAGTATTTTATAATCTAAGTTCGATGCGGTGTCGGGTGCTATGCGGTGTCGGGTGCTATGGAGTGTAACGAAATGGTGCCTCGACCCGGAATCGAACCAGGGACACGAGGATTTTCAATCCTCTGCTCTACCAACTGAGCTATCGAGGCACATATATGTGCGAAAAGAGAGAAAATGGTGCCGACTGCCGGAATCGAACTGGCGACCTACTGATTACAAGTCAGTTGCTCTACCAACTGAGCTAAGTCGGCGACACCAACCCATTGCTGGGATTTTCTCTTGCACTCACTCTTTTAAAGAATGGTGCCTCGACCCGGAATCGAACCAGGGACACGAGGATTTTCAATCCTCTGCTCTACCAACTGAGCTATCGAGGCACAAAGTGCTTGCAGCAAATATTCATGTTTTAAACAGTCCTACTTGGTGCGGCGTGTATTAAACGGATTTTAGGTTTTCAAGTCAACTAGTTTTTTAAATAGTTTCACTGAATGGGTATAAATTAAACTATCTGGGTGTTTTTTTTGCAACTAAGCCCAAACATAGGGCTTAGAGTAGAAATATCCCTGCACTATTTCAATACCAGCTTCTCTGACGAAATTTAACTCTTCTTTGGTTTCTACACCTTCAGCAACGGTTCTCATGCCAAGCGCTTTTGCCATTTCTACCGTTGAGCGAATAATAATTTTATTCTCTTCATGACTATGACAGTTACTAATGTATTGGCGATCTATCTTTAATTCCTTAAACGGAAATTCAGTCAACTGCTTCATTGTTGAATACCCAGTTCCATAATCGTCAATGGCTAACGAACAACCTAGCAGCCTTAAACGTGTCGCTATTTCTTGGGCTGTTAATAGGTTTTCAACCAAACACGTCTCAGTAATTTCAATGGTCAATCTAGCCGGTTGCACACCAAACTCTGAAAGTAACGAATCTATTTCATCAACAATACGATGAGAGTTTAAATCGCGCATTGATAAATTCATTGAGAAATTGATATTTTCGTATTTTGCCATTCGGGCCAATGACGTTCTAAACAAAACTTTATTGAACTCTGAAATACGTCCGTTCTCTTCAAAATCACTAATGAACTGATTCGGATAAATAATAGAGCCATCTTGGGCTTTTAATCGAGACAGTATTTCGTAGCCAATAATATTTTCATTTTCAATATTGATCTGCGGCTGTATGACCGGGCACAAGGTCACATCATTTATCTCAAAACTATCTGGGTCATAATTCCCAACAGTTGCCGCCATTTCTGGGTTTTCTGCTGAAATAATACGAGATAAAGCACGATCAACAAGTCCGTTTAACTGGGCAGCAGAAAAGGGTTTTGTTAATTGGCCAAGAATTGCCAAGTGACGCTGCTTCGCAATTGATTCAGCCATTTGTAAAACTTTAGACTCAAAGCCACTGATAACAATTACCTGGCCTTTATAGCCTGCATCGCCTAACAATTTTAAAAAAGCGATGCCGTCAATTTCTGGCATTTGCAAATCGACTAATACGAGGTCATTAAACTCAGAGTTAACGATTAAGCTTTCCAAACCCAAGTTCGGGTCACTGAAAAGGTTAACGTTTTTAAGACCAATCTCTTGGAATTTATCTTCTATAAAATGTAAAAAGAACGGATCATCATCTACTGCGGTAATCCTATTTAATAAATTAATATATTCCATATTACGAGCACAAAAACCTTGATTAAACTGAGTT from Psychrosphaera aestuarii encodes:
- a CDS encoding Na+/H+ antiporter family protein, translated to MNAVVVAVLLMVGLSLVRVNIVLALIVSALVGGLVGGLGLLETVNVFTGGLGGGAAIALNYAMLGAFAVTISKSGITDVLATKIIGKINAQTDKAVSTVWVKAGLLSSILLAAIASQNAVPVHIAFIPILIPPLLHVMAQLKLDRRAVACLLTFGLTATYMLLPVGFGKIFLNTILFQNLVDNGVTINVEQLPQVMAIPVFGMFLGLCIALLISYRGKRQYSIEKILAAEPEKVSVKASHLITAFVAIVGALASQLYTDSVIIGSLVGLVVFIAGGVLKVDETQDVFSKGVMIMGVFGFIMISAAGFAEVLKATQAIDSLVSATVSMVGDSKLLAATLMLVTGLLITMGIGSSFSTIPIIASIYVPLALSFGFSPLATAALVGASAALGDAGSPASDSTLGPTSGLNVDGQHDHIWDTVVPTFIHFNIPLVLFGILAAMTL
- a CDS encoding EAL domain-containing response regulator, which codes for MEYINLLNRITAVDDDPFFLHFIEDKFQEIGLKNVNLFSDPNLGLESLIVNSEFNDLVLVDLQMPEIDGIAFLKLLGDAGYKGQVIVISGFESKVLQMAESIAKQRHLAILGQLTKPFSAAQLNGLVDRALSRIISAENPEMAATVGNYDPDSFEINDVTLCPVIQPQINIENENIIGYEILSRLKAQDGSIIYPNQFISDFEENGRISEFNKVLFRTSLARMAKYENINFSMNLSMRDLNSHRIVDEIDSLLSEFGVQPARLTIEITETCLVENLLTAQEIATRLRLLGCSLAIDDYGTGYSTMKQLTEFPFKELKIDRQYISNCHSHEENKIIIRSTVEMAKALGMRTVAEGVETKEELNFVREAGIEIVQGYFYSKPYVWA